A region of Curvibacter sp. AEP1-3 DNA encodes the following proteins:
- a CDS encoding response regulator transcription factor, with translation MSTTAIYIVDDDADMREGLAWLFDSRGHKATTWDSGPPFLESVKARAGIWEQAVVLLDIRMTPMTGLQVFEQLKALACPWPVLFLTGNGDVGTAVAAVKNGAWDFLEKPFQDNVLVDRVEQALAAAAADGDANQEAHRLRYALASLSPREREVLDQLILGHYNKNIADHLGITQRTVEFHRANIFEKMGVSSAIELAHKLGRLQPIGTQPDKS, from the coding sequence GTGAGTACTACAGCCATTTACATCGTTGATGACGACGCCGATATGCGTGAGGGCTTGGCATGGCTGTTTGACTCCCGGGGACACAAGGCCACCACCTGGGACAGTGGCCCACCTTTTCTGGAGTCTGTCAAAGCCCGTGCCGGTATCTGGGAGCAAGCGGTGGTGCTGCTGGACATCCGCATGACGCCCATGACCGGTTTGCAGGTGTTTGAGCAGCTCAAGGCCTTGGCCTGCCCCTGGCCGGTGTTGTTTTTGACCGGTAATGGCGATGTGGGAACAGCCGTGGCGGCCGTGAAAAACGGCGCGTGGGACTTTCTGGAAAAGCCCTTCCAGGACAACGTGCTGGTGGACCGGGTGGAACAAGCGCTGGCCGCCGCCGCCGCCGATGGCGATGCCAACCAGGAGGCCCATCGCCTGCGTTACGCCCTGGCCTCGCTCAGCCCCCGCGAGCGGGAGGTGCTGGACCAGCTCATTCTGGGCCACTACAACAAGAACATTGCTGATCACCTCGGCATTACCCAGCGCACGGTGGAGTTTCACCGGGCCAATATCTTCGAAAAAATGGGCGTGAGCTCTGCCATCGAGCTCGCCCACAAACTGGGCCGTCTGCAGCCCATAGGCACCCAGCCCGACAAGTCATGA
- a CDS encoding two-component system sensor histidine kinase NtrB: protein MPERPSVPVFDFVSARESAAGTGVRSFWPGIWLLGFLTLVVGSVIALVLYLQHFEAEEGTRRQAADAQWLEQSVQFHFRRLEEDLRVAARQSADVQGGLLWREPGVLLAQGWVGAPLSAPPALWQMDENRHPLNAQSLATMHDTARGLRRSAYAGPMRDADGRLMPLVWLAVPYFERGYFVGNYVAGLSLEVAVQSLVPEWFTRSHEVRLVLDEGSTAFDPGKRKPFRAAMNLAGTDVYLEVTPIQDQPATVPRMFLLVAMVFLGGMLVSLWALRRDIQKRQQVQARLQAEVALRTAMENSVTIGLRAWDLAGRVLYVNEAFCEMVGYPAERLVGVSAPMPYWPRGNDSHIEQVHRDVLAHGTSIDGVEVQFQHRDSHLIDVLIHEAPLHTANGEHIGWMSSVLDISERKRAQAVAAQQQERLEATGRLVAVGEVASTLAHELNQPLGALSSFATGLLNKLNAGRISTEETAPVVQRIAGLAERAGRIIQRVNAIARRREISLQRLDLMPVLQRMAPHTVPDAEPVWVNADELLIEHLLNNLLTNAQEAAQAHSGTPQVHLGVRMEQGWAQISISDNGPGVPDETQSHIFDAFFSSKEGGMGMGLAICRSIVEAHHGRIQVDRSPELGGARFTVSLPLAGNALGEPSTPDGTIDTP from the coding sequence ATGCCCGAGCGCCCTTCCGTTCCCGTTTTTGATTTCGTCTCTGCGCGCGAAAGCGCTGCGGGTACAGGTGTGCGCAGTTTCTGGCCGGGCATCTGGCTGTTGGGGTTCCTGACGCTGGTGGTGGGCTCCGTGATTGCACTGGTGCTGTATTTGCAGCACTTCGAAGCCGAGGAGGGCACGCGACGCCAAGCCGCTGATGCCCAGTGGCTGGAGCAGAGTGTGCAGTTCCATTTCCGGCGCCTCGAGGAGGACCTTCGGGTTGCCGCGCGCCAATCGGCCGATGTGCAGGGAGGCCTGTTGTGGCGGGAGCCCGGTGTGCTGTTGGCGCAAGGTTGGGTTGGGGCCCCATTGAGCGCACCGCCCGCACTCTGGCAGATGGACGAAAACCGCCACCCCCTGAATGCCCAGTCACTGGCCACCATGCATGACACCGCTCGCGGTCTGCGGCGTTCTGCATATGCCGGCCCGATGCGGGATGCAGACGGCAGGCTCATGCCTTTGGTCTGGCTTGCGGTGCCCTATTTCGAGCGCGGCTACTTTGTAGGCAACTATGTGGCCGGGCTCTCCCTCGAGGTCGCGGTGCAGTCCTTGGTACCGGAGTGGTTCACCCGCTCCCATGAGGTACGTCTTGTGCTGGACGAGGGCAGCACCGCTTTTGATCCGGGTAAACGCAAGCCTTTCCGTGCCGCCATGAATCTGGCAGGAACCGACGTGTACCTTGAAGTCACGCCTATTCAGGATCAGCCGGCGACGGTGCCCCGGATGTTTCTTCTGGTGGCCATGGTGTTCTTGGGGGGCATGTTGGTGAGCCTGTGGGCCCTGCGCCGGGACATTCAAAAACGCCAACAAGTGCAAGCCCGTCTGCAGGCTGAGGTGGCGTTGCGCACCGCGATGGAGAACTCGGTCACCATTGGCCTGCGGGCCTGGGACTTGGCTGGCCGCGTGCTGTATGTGAACGAGGCATTTTGTGAGATGGTCGGCTATCCGGCAGAGAGGCTCGTCGGGGTCTCTGCGCCCATGCCCTACTGGCCCCGGGGCAACGACAGCCATATCGAGCAAGTTCATCGGGATGTGCTGGCGCATGGCACCAGTATTGACGGGGTTGAAGTGCAGTTCCAGCACCGTGACAGCCATCTGATAGATGTGCTGATTCACGAAGCGCCGTTGCATACGGCTAACGGCGAGCACATCGGCTGGATGAGTTCCGTGCTCGACATCAGTGAGCGCAAGCGCGCGCAGGCGGTAGCAGCGCAACAGCAGGAGCGGCTGGAAGCCACGGGCAGGTTGGTTGCGGTGGGTGAGGTGGCTTCCACCCTGGCCCATGAGCTCAATCAGCCGCTGGGCGCGCTCAGCAGTTTTGCCACCGGCTTGCTCAACAAGTTAAATGCCGGTCGCATCAGCACCGAAGAGACTGCGCCGGTGGTGCAACGCATCGCAGGACTGGCCGAGCGGGCGGGCCGCATTATCCAGCGGGTGAATGCGATCGCCCGGCGTCGCGAAATTTCTCTACAGCGCCTGGACCTGATGCCGGTGTTGCAGCGCATGGCGCCCCACACCGTGCCGGACGCGGAGCCGGTCTGGGTGAATGCAGATGAGCTGTTGATCGAGCACTTGCTGAATAACCTGCTCACCAATGCCCAAGAGGCCGCGCAGGCGCATTCGGGCACGCCACAGGTGCATCTGGGGGTGCGAATGGAGCAAGGTTGGGCCCAGATCAGCATTTCAGACAATGGCCCGGGCGTACCGGACGAAACTCAATCGCACATTTTTGATGCCTTCTTCAGCAGCAAGGAAGGCGGCATGGGAATGGGCTTGGCGATTTGCCGATCCATCGTCGAGGCGCACCATGGCCGCATTCAGGTCGATCGCTCGCCTGAGTTGGGTGGTGCCCGTTTCACCGTGAGCCTGCCGCTGGCAGGGAATGCCCTTGGCGAGCCTTCCACCCCGGACGGCACAATAGATACCCCATGA
- a CDS encoding TRAP transporter substrate-binding protein, giving the protein MVHSTVPALPRRRWLQAAAAAGASVLTGPASAVAERTIRLSHVVARDTPKGMALERFRALVEERSQGRIRVQIYPQGQLYGDHDEMQALQLGAVDMVAPSLSKFGPIGFPEFELFDLPFLFDSVEAVRRLTRGKVGHTLLQGLSRQRLMGLGFFDNGFKHMSANKPLMEPRDFSGLRMRIQGSRVIAQQMRAWGAVPVTLPFSETRRALETGVVDGTENPVSNFWTQGMQAVQSDLSLTAHGYLGYAVVAHQRFWDNLPNADRHVVQGALDDALVFGNEIADAQNDKALAALHLTGAANIHNPSPAQTRLLKQASLPVHAELAARIGQDWLTTVQNALKKTA; this is encoded by the coding sequence ATGGTCCATTCCACCGTCCCCGCTCTGCCCCGACGCCGCTGGCTGCAAGCTGCGGCAGCCGCCGGAGCAAGCGTCCTGACAGGACCCGCTTCCGCCGTGGCGGAAAGAACCATCCGGCTTTCACACGTCGTGGCGCGGGATACCCCGAAAGGCATGGCACTGGAGCGCTTTCGCGCCCTCGTGGAAGAGCGAAGCCAAGGTCGGATCCGGGTGCAGATTTACCCTCAGGGCCAGCTCTACGGGGACCACGATGAAATGCAGGCCCTGCAACTCGGGGCCGTGGATATGGTGGCGCCTTCGCTCTCCAAGTTCGGTCCCATCGGCTTCCCCGAATTTGAACTTTTCGACCTTCCTTTTTTGTTTGATAGCGTTGAGGCCGTGCGACGCCTCACACGCGGCAAAGTGGGTCACACCCTCTTGCAAGGACTGAGCCGCCAACGCCTGATGGGATTGGGCTTTTTTGACAACGGCTTCAAACATATGAGTGCCAACAAGCCCCTGATGGAACCGCGCGACTTTTCAGGACTACGCATGCGGATACAGGGCTCCCGTGTGATTGCCCAGCAAATGCGGGCTTGGGGAGCGGTACCGGTCACGCTTCCCTTCAGTGAGACGCGGCGGGCGCTGGAGACCGGAGTGGTGGATGGCACCGAAAACCCGGTGTCCAACTTCTGGACCCAAGGCATGCAAGCGGTACAAAGTGACTTGAGCCTGACTGCGCACGGGTACCTGGGCTATGCGGTGGTGGCCCACCAACGTTTCTGGGACAACCTGCCCAATGCAGACCGGCACGTCGTTCAAGGAGCCTTGGACGACGCTCTGGTGTTCGGTAACGAGATTGCCGATGCACAAAACGACAAAGCGCTGGCTGCCCTGCACCTCACGGGTGCGGCGAACATCCACAACCCATCACCGGCCCAAACGCGCCTGCTCAAACAAGCCAGCCTTCCTGTCCACGCAGAATTGGCAGCCCGCATAGGCCAAGACTGGCTCACCACTGTACAGAACGCCCTCAAAAAAACCGCCTAG
- a CDS encoding tripartite tricarboxylate transporter TctB family protein, protein MKIQSQKDFFAGLMFTVVGGSFAAGASQYTLGSGAKMGPGYFPLILGLMLAVLGCAIAVKSMITPTPDGDKVGKFAWKPLFFIIAANLVFGASIGGLPLIGLKPLGLIVGIYLLTYIASHAGEEHNFKEVAVLATILAALSYVAFIVLLKLQFPVWPAYFTA, encoded by the coding sequence TTGAAAATCCAAAGTCAAAAAGACTTCTTTGCCGGACTGATGTTCACGGTGGTGGGAGGCAGCTTTGCTGCCGGCGCCAGCCAATACACGCTGGGCAGCGGAGCAAAAATGGGACCGGGCTACTTCCCGCTCATCCTGGGGCTGATGCTGGCCGTACTGGGCTGTGCGATTGCCGTTAAAAGCATGATCACCCCCACGCCGGACGGCGACAAGGTAGGCAAATTCGCCTGGAAGCCGCTCTTCTTCATCATTGCCGCCAACCTGGTGTTCGGCGCCTCCATCGGTGGACTGCCCCTGATTGGCCTCAAACCACTGGGCCTGATCGTGGGTATCTATCTGCTCACCTACATCGCCAGCCACGCCGGTGAAGAACACAACTTCAAGGAAGTCGCTGTGCTGGCCACCATCCTGGCCGCTCTGAGCTATGTCGCCTTCATCGTTCTCCTCAAGCTGCAGTTCCCCGTCTGGCCTGCGTACTTCACTGCTTAA